Genomic window (Festucalex cinctus isolate MCC-2025b chromosome 7, RoL_Fcin_1.0, whole genome shotgun sequence):
CATTCACTTCAGAatcccctttaaaaaataaatattttttcaacttattttttcaaagactttaaatacaaaaaaagaataaaatcatCTTTAAAATATCTTAATATTAAAAAGCAAAAGTAAAAGAATGCATCAAGTTTAAACATAACATCACACCAGAGAGAAATAGAAATTAGAATTCAAATTAGAATATTTTTCTAAAGaaatctgcaaaaaacaaatatgaaatggtataaaaatcaattaaaatagatgcacattaaaagtaaatattttaaaaagtatccGTTATGAAAAGATacatgtaacaaataaaaacccatgaaaataaatttaaatgtcCATTTATTCATCACCAAATATGAACACGGCAGCCTTAATTCAGAATAcaagtttgaattaaaaaaaaagtttacaaaaatgttgagtctattacaaatatatgaaaaataaataccactGTGCCACTTTTGACGACACCTTACAGATCATgtgtgaacaaaataaaaattagaaaCCAGCTCAGTATTCATAAATGATTCTTGGTTGTTGTGGTGATGCGAgggccttctttctttccttccgtttgttgttttttttcctctctctctttcagtATCTGCAGCAGAAGCCGCAACCCTTGTAGGAGCGGCAGCAGTTGCAGCACCAGCGGCACATCGACAGGTTGCTCTGCCGCTTGTGACGCGCGTGATACGGCGTCCAAGGCTCCTCGCCGGCCACGTCCTGTTGTCCTGCAACTGGAGTGTCGCCTCCTCTTGCCTCCTCCGCCATTTGCTGCTGCACCTGTGTCGGCAAAAACATGTCCGTTAAATCCTCACGCAGCacattattaaatgttaaagggatacttcacttatttagcccattatagcaataaaaagttcatattttgtctgtaattaatttgatacttggttacctgagcccttgtgatgtgattttcagtcgacagcaagttgcaaaatgtgtttttaaaagtactaattgtacatgaaaaagaatgaaaatgtcaaatttattatgggcaaaatattaatctttgactgccaaaaatggctaaataagtaaagtatccctttaaatgaagTGTAAACTCTTTCGAGGCGATGTCACGTGACGTAATTGAAACAAACTTGGTGTCCGAGACTTTGTAAATAAGAACTTTAAGGGTGCAAAACATAAATCCTCAACGTCTAAGTGATTCGATTTGGTTCGATTCAGTGGGATTACGATTGGAATTGATACGAATCAGTTCGAGAGGGTGTGATGCAATGAGGTTCTTATTGTCATTTTGCAATAGACACATATACGTATATATTAGTGATAGGCATCTCTCCAATAATAGATGAATCAAATGTgacagttttgtgttttttttaaataaaaacagattttatcTTTgaaatctgtttccgttttacacaTGACAAACCAAAACTAAgctcagaaaaagaaagaaacaaagctGAATATTCAATCTTCATTTCATTGGTAagcatcatatagtattttttctttgcgtttaaaaaaaatagttataagCTTGATGTATTTCGATTTCGGACTCACCTTCAACTAAAGTGAAACAACTGTCTGAAAACATCACATCTGTTCACTGAGCTAAGGCAGTGTCCCTTGAATATAATGTTCTCTATAAGCCTTAACAGTATGCTAATTGTGTACATGATAAAGGAGAGAGGCAGTCATGATGCACttttaaaacaggaagtgataagGCTCCGCCCATTAAAGGCACATTTCTAACATACAGATGCTACAAAACACCTACagtattttctacattttacATGTTCTAAATTATTACAGTGCATTATAATGGATTTAAAGCGAGTGGGAGGCATATAACTATttctaaagtttttaaaaatctcTCTATATCACAATTTCACTCACTGTAATAGAAACATAGTGGGAATTaatagaaattggtgtggaaaaGGTGATGTTCTTACCTCGTTGAAGGGGAGCGCAGAGCTCTCCAGGATGCAAATAAAGGCGAGCACGAGTGTCACTGCAACTGCAATGCTAAATGCCTTCATTTTGGACTAGTAGTGGGGGGTGGTCTTCTTTTAATTGTCGCTGAAAATCCTCAAGAGTGGCTCGGTCGTCTCTCGCATGGGGCGCCGACGACGACTGTCCAGTGATGACGTTTGTTTCGCTTGCTACCTCGCTTCCACAGTTTGTCGGTGTGAGTGCATGGTGTGTGGTATTTATACACATGCtgagggtggtggtggtggtggtggggttaCTCACCGCCAGCCCCCCAGGGAGGCCCGCCTGGCCTCTTTCCTGGCAGGCGTTATCTAACCGCTACCAGGGGAAGTTTTGACCTCTTTGCTTGTGTAAAAGCTGAGGCCAGTGACGCGGGGGATTTCTTTTTGGATCCACAACACAGtgattagcatgtctgcctcacagttctgaggttcaagGTTCTAATCTAGTTTACTGGTGTTCAT
Coding sequences:
- the hamp gene encoding hepcidin-1; its protein translation is MKAFSIAVAVTLVLAFICILESSALPFNEVQQQMAEEARGGDTPVAGQQDVAGEEPWTPYHARHKRQSNLSMCRWCCNCCRSYKGCGFCCRY